A single window of Salvia splendens isolate huo1 chromosome 8, SspV2, whole genome shotgun sequence DNA harbors:
- the LOC121744885 gene encoding uncharacterized protein LOC121744885 encodes MDSFTLSTTANSTSLSSIQFFSQPVYHAKKSGLLNFPGRKPKKFWVSASRDEPQLDDWDRMELKFGRMIGEDPKITLAKIMGRKSNPDVSYLEIEKLLDKKKGRAVDEGVEEIPFDLPGQKKSVKSVQGLNLVRPVLKKGSKFEETAKPVETSAKSSISRPMKKASEASEETKSSVPDVILRKPRSFNEDDGASGSARFGMRPNLSLRMGNEPQKERFSDITLLRKPEPLSSGSEVGEEDSRPNSLDSKTGLEENSSTEGSSSAPLLKKPELMKLNSNAEADHDSPKEHTELSFNDVMTENRMDVSNSENRQATTNTVNQNWFHEANQDESASDEGLGKELQADMRSGGQTFTSDELPISTQAVSIDTMLIGKPERLDPAVKPADQKIRNEAVPINPDSWGNPSDLENFIASSPIKEREEDDWTRVEQLVKTGEREEVELISASTRGFVVSFGSLIGFLPYRNLAARWKFLAFESWLRRKGLDPSLYRQNLGIIGKYEASSVMDSPESVKSSEIDSKTDEALTQDMKLEDLLMLYDQEKLKFLSSFVGQRIYVGVVLADRNSRRLIFSIKPKEKEELVEKKRELMARLSVGDIVKCCIKKITYFGVFVEVEGVSALIHQTEVSWDATLDPASYFKVGQIVDAKVHQLDFSLERIFLSLKEVMPDPLMETLEAVVGDQNTLDGRLEVAEANSEWVEVESLMKELRQIDGIQSVSKGRYFLSPGLAPTFQVYMASMFERQYKLLARAGNQVQEVMVETCLSKEELKAVILTCTNRVA; translated from the exons ATGGATAGTTTCACGCTCAGCACTACCGCCAATTCCACCTCTCTCTCTTCAATTCAATTCTTTTCACAACCCGTTTATCATGCCAAGAAATCCGGTCTACTGAATTTCCCTGGCAGAAAACCCAAAAAGTTTTGGGTTTCTGCGTCAAGAGATGAACCGCAGCTTGATGATTGGGATAGAATGGAGCTTAAATTTGGTAGAATGATTGGGGAAGACCCCAAAATCACTTTAGCCAAG ATAATGGGTAGAAAATCGAATCCAGATGTGTCTTATTTGGAGATTGAGAAGTTATTAGATAAGAAGAAGGGGAGAGCAGTGGATGAAGGCGTAGAGGAGATCCCATTTGATTTGCCTGGTCAAAAGAAGTCAGTGAAATCCGTGCAAGGGCTAAATTTGGTCCGACCTGTATTAAAGAAAGGTTCCAAGTTCGAAGAAACTGCTAAACCTGTGGAAACAAGTGCTAAAAGTTCTATCAGCCGTCCTATGAAAAAGGCTTCAGAGGCTTCAGAAGAGACTAAAAGCAGCGTTCCTGATGTTATCTTGCGAAAACCAAGATCATTTAATGAGGATGATGGTGCGAGTGGATCCGCAAGGTTCGGAATGAGGCCAAACTTATCACTGAGAATGGGAAATGAGCCGCAGAAAGAGAGGTTTAGTGATATTACGTTGTTAAGGAAACCTGAACCATTATCATCCGGATCTGAAGTTGGAGAAGAAGACAGCCGCCCAAATTCTTTGGATAGTAAAACTGGATTGGAGGAAAATTCATCTACTGAAGGAAGCAGTTCTGCCCCTCTTCTGAAGAAGCCAGAACTGATGAAGCTCAATTCAAATGCCGAAGCCGATCATGATTCACCAAAAGAGCATACTGAACTTAGCTTCAATGATGTTATGACCGAGAATAGGATGGATGTTTCCAACTCAGAGAATCGTCAAGCAACTACAAACACCGTAAATCAAAACTGGTTCCATGAAGCCAATCAAGATGAATCTGCTTCAGATGAGGGGTTGGGAAAAG AATTGCAGGCTGATATGCGGTCTGGTGGGCAAACATTCACTTCCGATGAACTTCCTATAAGTACACAGGCAGTGTCTATAGATACTATGCTTATAGGCAAACCAGAAAG ATTAGATCCTGCTGTTAAACCAGCAGATCAGAAAATTAGAAATGAGGCAGTTCCTATAAACCCTGACAGCTGGGGTAATCCATCCGATCTGGAGAACTTCATTGCGTCATCACCGATTAAG GAACGGGAGGAAGATGACTGGACTAGAGTAGAACAGCTGGTTAAGACTGGAGAAAGAGAAGAAGTGGAATTGATCAGCGCCAGTACTAGAGGATTCGTT GTATCATTTGGCTCCTTGATTGGTTTTCTACCATATCGTAATCTTGCTGCTAGATGGAAATTCTTAGCTTTTGAGTCCTGGTTGAGAAGAAAAGGTTTAGATCCATCCCTTTACAGGCAGAACCTGGGCATAATTGGGAAGTATGAAGCTAGTAGCGTGATGGATTCTCCCGAGTCTGTGAAAAGTTCAGAAATTGATAGCAAGACTGATGAGGCATTGACACAAGATATGAAATTGGAGGATCTTCTTATGCTCTATGACCAAGAGAAACTTAAATTCTTATCGTCCTTTGTTGGTCAG AGAATCTACGTGGGAGTAGTATTGGCTGACAGAAATTCTCGGAGGCTAATATTTTCCATAAAaccaaaagagaaagaagaattagTTGAAAAGAAGAGAGAACTCATG GCACGTCTGAGTGTTGGAGATATAGTCAAGTGCTGCATTAAAAAGATTACATACTTCGGTGTCTTTGTTGAG GTTGAAGGGGTTTCTGCGCTTATTCACCAGACAGAAGTTTCTTGGGATGCCACCTTGGACCCTGCATCATACTTCAAAGTTGGCCAG ATTGTTGATGCCAAAGTCCATCAATTGGATTTTTCTCTTGAACgtatatttttgtcattaaaggAAGTAATG CCAGATCCTTTGATGGAGACCTTGGAGGCTGTGGTTGGTGATCAGAATACTTTGGATGGTAGACTCGAAGTAGCTGAGGCAAATTCCGAG TGGGTCGAGGTTGAGTCGCTGATGAAAGAACTGAGGCAGATTGACGGAATCCAGTCTGTGTCAAAAGGACGGTACTTTTTGAGCCCGGGTTTGGCACCTACTTTTCAG GTTTATATGGCCTCTATGTTTGAAAGGCAGTACAAATTGCTCGCTCGAGCCGGAAATCAAGTACAAGAG GTAATGGTGGAAACTTGTTTGAGCAAAGAGGAGCTGAAAGCTGTTATCCTGACCTGCACCAACAGGGTGGCCTGA
- the LOC121744942 gene encoding uncharacterized protein LOC121744942: MAPKRKQTTPEEAAPVVRRSARLSSAAVVADPEPPKKKQTKPKTETETKTETKTKAETKTKASSEEEGGEAVEKAGGGKTIVIEHCKQCNQFKRRAIQVKEELEKEVTGVNVVVNGEKPRRGCFEIREEGGEVFVSLLDMKRPFPPLRALDMDKLISDILHKIR; encoded by the coding sequence ATGGCACCCAAACGGAAACAGACAACCCCCGAAGAAGCCGCCCCCGTTGTCCGGAGGTCCGCCCGCCTCTCCAGCGCCGCCGTCGTTGCCGACCCCGAGCCCCCCAAGAAGAAGCAAACCAAACccaaaaccgaaaccgaaaccaaAACCGAAACCAAAACCAAAGCCGAAACCAAGACGAAGGCCTCCAGCGAGGAAGAGGGTGGAGAGGCGGTGGAGAAAGCGGGAGGCGGGAAGACAATCGTGATAGAGCACTGCAAACAGTGCAACCAGTTCAAGAGGAGGGCGATTCAGGTGAAGGAGGAGCTTGAGAAGGAGGTCACCGGAGTCAACGTGGTGGTCAACGGGGAGAAGCCGAGGAGGGGCTGCTTCGAGATTCGCGAGGAAGGGGGAGAGGTCTTCGTCAGCTTGCTGGACATGAAGAGGCCCTTTCCGCCGCTCAGGGCCCTCGACATGGACAAGCTCATCTCCGACATTCTTCACAAAATCAGATGA